The genomic stretch TATTCTGTAAGCATTCACAAACTTGTAAAAATTCGTATTGAGTCCTTGATTAATAGTGTGCGAAAGCTGATGGGTGGAAATATCCATTAGTAATGACAGTTTCTGCAAACTCAACTCTTCATCCAGATAAGGTTTAGCTGTTTCCATGAATTCTAAAAGCTTTTGAGAAATACCATCGGAACTGTTTTTATTCATAACGTCGGATCTCACTTCCTGTTTCATAGGTATCTCTGTAGTAAGAGTTCCCTGCTGGTGAAACACGATGCTCTGTCTTAAACTAAAGAATACAATACAGAATAAATACCCACTCTGTACTGCTGCCACGATTTGAAAAATTCTCTCAAAAGGAATTATATCTGTTCGTGTTCCTAAAGCTATCATACAGGAAACCCCAGTAAAAAGAACAATTAAAGACACAATGATATACTTCAGCCAATTAAGATTAATTTTTTCAAGAGCAGAATAATATTCAGGGAGCATTTTCTGATATTTTTTCAAAGCCAGAAAACATAAAACAATATAAACCACCGGCACAACAGCCATCGGAAAGGTTATCAGATTCAATAATCCGCTTTGATTCTTTTCAGTAAAATAAGGAATACTATTTTTAAATCCTATACGGCTATAGAATATTGAAACCCCGATAAAAAACAAACTGTACCCCAGAAAGAACAAAGAATGCCTGATCAGATAATATGAACGAAACGGAATATTAAAGGTAATTGAAATAACATACAGATAAAGCATTCCCATACTTAATATCGGAAGAGCAAAACCAAAGGATTGAAGGAGTTCAGGCAGTAAAGATGGGAATAAATAGTACACAAGATTAGCTGTACAGGCTAACAGCCAAACCATAAGATAATAATCTGAAGAAACATTTTTCTTTTTGGAAAACAGCAGTGCGATGCACATGAATGCAATAATGATCCCCGAAAAAGCAATGCCTCCCAATATCATAAGTGATCTGCCAACATTATTTTCAACTTATTTATTTAAAAACTGTATGTTTTCTTCATGATCTTTTTTCAGATAGATTGCTGTAAAAACCAATAGCTTTTCTTTGGAAGCATTATCAAAATGAAGGATATTCACATTTTTAGGTTCATAGAAAGCATCTCCTTCATGAAGAACCATACTCTCCTGTCCTTCTATCTGAAAAACAGCCTCACCGGATTTTATCATTCCTATAACCGGACAGGGATGTAAATGTTTGGGAGCCGTCTGTCCTCCTGCCATTGTTATTTCCTGAACTTCAGCAGCAGTAACCTTCTGATTCACTGAAGCTTTAAACAGTTCTTTCCTGACAATCTGGCTTTTCTGAGCCATTCCTGTTATAGAAATCAGCATGAAAGCAATAAATGGGATTGTTTTCATCATAATTCTTGAGATATGGGTTATTTATACATTAAGTCTAGTAATACCTTTTCATATTTATCTAGAATAATATTTTTTGAAAATCTGGATTTTATGGAATTCTTTATAGCATCAGGATTATAATTTTGGTGCATTACTTTTATAATTTGCTGTGCAAAATCATCATAGTTTTCAATATTTGCAATTTCTCCATTTACATTGTGCTGGATAATTTCAGTGATTCCCCCAGGACAATTATTGGCTAAGGAATAGGTTCCACAAGCTCCTGCTTCAAGAAGTACATTAGGAAATCCCTCATATCTTGAAGACAGGATAAACAGATCTGCATATTTTAAGAATTGATAAGGATTTTCCTGTCTGCCATGGAAAATAACATTTTTCAGTCCTAAAAACTCTTTCATCTGAAGCAGTACTTCTCTATCCTTTCCATCCCCCAGAATATGAAGCATAATATTTTCATTTTTTAATCTCGAAAACACTTTCAGCAAATTATCAAATCCTTTTCGTGCTGATAAATTCCCAATAGCTACTACATTCTTATAATTGTATTTAAAACCTTCGGGTTTTAAAGAAACTCTCAGTTTTTCATCAATAAAATCAAAGTCCACCGGATTGTTGATCTTAACGATTTTTTTCTTTTTAATATTAAAATTATCAACCAGGTCTTTCATCATATCATCACTTTGCGCTATGATCTTCTGATAGTTATTGTAAAAATGATAGAAGAATTTAATTTCCTTTCTCGTCACATGCTGGGTAACAACATTGGTTTCCCTGGCAATGAATTTTGTTCTTGGAAAAAGTTTGATAAATAAAGACAGATAGGCATTTACTTCTCCAAAACCGGAAAATACAATATCTGGTCTTCTTTTGTAAATTTCTCTTAAAATAGGTTTTAAAGAATGTCTGATTCTTTCAGTATTGATGTCAATAATTTCAACATCATTTTTCAGAAAATCAAGATATCCGCCCTGTTTACGCAACAGCAAAATCTTTGGCTCAAAACGATCCCTGGAAAGATGATTTGCTATAGTGGTAACTATTCTTTCTGCACCTCCGGTTTCTAAATCCGGCAGAATAAATATGACAGATATTTTTTTCATCAGTTAAAGTTACTAAAAAGTTTAATTACAAGTCAAATATTCAGTTTACCGTTGCCCGCAAAACAAAATAATACTCACATTTGTTGGAATTTGCAAAGACACTAAGTTTTTTTTAGTATCCTCTACTGTAAGGTGCAAAGATTTTATATCCGATAAAATTGTATACTGCTAACTTCAGTTTTAATTTTCATGAATAATTATATTTGTAATATTCAAGGTACTATTTAGTTTAAAATTTCGATCCAAATAAGCAGATAGAATATTTACATGTAGATGAGTTAGAAAGTAAAAAGCTAATTTTATTCTAAAAAAGCAGTATCAATAAAAGACCACAAAAAAAGTTCTTCCGAAGAAGAACTTTTATATTTTTTCATATTTCATTCCTTAGTTGGCAACATCACTGATGAATTTAATTCTCAGCATTCTTACCTCTTCATCAGATAGTTCATCTCCGAATTCATCCAATAAAATCTTCATGCTGTCACTTTCAGATTCGTTCATAAACTCCATAAAACCATCTACAATATCTTCATCAAAATTATCTTCGATATAATAATCGATATTCAATTTTGTTCCCTGATAAACGATTCTTTCCATTTCTTTTAGAAGTTCATCCATGGAAAGGTTCTTGGCTCTCGCAATATCTTCAAGGTCAATTTTTTTGTCAGTACTCTGGATAATGAAAACCTTATGACTGGATTTATTAGCCACCTGTTTCAATACCATGTCCTGAGTACGCTCTATATTATTGTCCTCAACGTACGTTTTAATGTAATCGGCGAATTCTTTACCATATTTCTTGGCTTTTCCTTCTCCTACTCCATAAATTTTATTGATTTCATCTGCGGTAATCGGATATTGAACCGTCATATCCTCCAAACTCGGATCCATAAATACCGTGTAAGGTGGAATTCCGTGCTTTTTGGCAACTTTTTTCCTTAATTCCTTTAATAAAGTAAACAGTTTTTGGTCTAAACCTCCTCCGGCTTGTTGTTGCAGCTGATCGCTGTCTGCCTTAGCTTGTGTAAGATCAAATTCTCTGTCTTCAGCAATTAAGAAAACACCTTTGGATTTACCTTCTAATACCTGTCTTCCTTTTTCAGCAATTTTTAAAACGCCATAAGTTTCTATGTCTTTCTGTAAGAAATTCTGAACCGTTGCCTGTCTCAGGATAGTTTTCCAGTAATTATCTTTTTCTTCTTTACCAAAACCGAAATGAGGGTTCTGTTCCAGCTTATAAGACTTAGTGACCGCAGTTTCTTTCCCTACAATAACAGAAATAAGATCTTTTGCCTTGAATTTTTCTCCGGTATCGTTAATCAGTTCGAGAACTTTCGTTAAATCAGAAGTAGCATCTTTTAGCTTTGGAGGATTGGATGAATTATCACACATTTGAGCTCCGTCACCTTTTACCGGATCAAAGACTTCTCCAAAATAATAAAGAATATACTGTCTTCTGCTCATAGATGTTTCAGCATAACCTACTACTTCATTTAAAAGCTGTAATCCGATTTCTCTTTCGGATACAGGTTTCTGAGCCAGAAATTTTTCCAGTTTTTCGATGTCTTTAGGATCATAGAATGCCAGGCAATGACCTTCACCACCATCTCTTCCGGCTCTTCCGGTCTCCTGATAATAGCTTTCCAATGATTTAGGGAAGTCATAGTGGATGACAAAACGCACATCCGGTTTGTCGATTCCCATTCCAAAAGCAATGGTTGCTACAATGACGTCTACTTCTTCCATCAGAAATTTATCCTGATTAGCCACTCTCACTTTCTGATCAAGTCCTGCGTGATAAGGAAGGGCATTGATTCCGTTAACCTGCAAAAGCTGGGCGAATTCTTCCACTTTTCTTCTGCTCAGGCAATAGACAATTCCAGATTTTCCTTTATGCTGATTGATAAATTTAACAATCTCCTTATCTATATTAATTTTAGGACAGACCTCGTAATATAAATTTGGACGGTTGAAGCTTTCTTTAAAGACCAAAGCATTGGTCATCCCCAATGTTTTCTGGATATCATCCTGCACTTTCGGCGTAGCTGTAGCCGTAAGAGCGATCACCGGTACATTGGCGATCTTATCAATAATCTGTTTAAGGTTTCTGTATTCCGGTCTAAAATCATGTCCCCACTCTGAAATACAGTGAGCCTCATCAATAGCAAAGAAAGAAATCTTAACTTCTTTTAAAAAGTCCAGATAATCATCTTTAATCAATGATTCAGGTGCTACATACAAAAGTTTGGTCTTCCCGCTTTTAATATCGTCAAAAACCTGTTTTGTCTGTGTCTTGTTTAATGATGAATTCAATACATGCGCTACCCCATCATCAGATGAAAGCCCGTTGACGGCATCCACCTGATTCTTCATTAACGCTATTAAAGGTGAAACAACAATTGCTGTTCCCTCCGAAATAAGTGCCGGAAGCTGATAACATAATGATTTACCACCACCTGTAGGCATCAAAACAAATATATCCTTCCCATTCAATAGGTTTTCTATGATCTGTTCCTGCTGTCCCTTAAATGTAGAAAACCCAAAATACTTTTTCAATTCGCCTGATAAATTGGCTTTTTTTGCGCTCATCTAATTTTCTATTGCTAAATTTGCATCTAACCCAAAGTTATAAAAATTCTGCTTAAAATAAAAGCGAACGAATTTATAAAAAATAAAATTTATATTAAATATTGTTTTTAAAATATAACGTTTTTTAGAAACTTTTTTGTATACCTTATTATCATAAAATGGATAGAACCAACATCATATCAATTGCTAAAAGCACTTTAGAAATTGAAATTTCAGAATTAGATAAATTAAAAAACAGGATTGACGACCAATTTGCCCAAGCCGTAGAAATTATTCACTCTGCCAAAGGAAAATTAATTGTAGTAGGAATTGGAAAGTCTGCCCATGTAGGTAATAAAATTGTTGCTACACTGAACTCTACAGGAACTCCATCACAATTTTTACATGCCTCGGAAGCCATTCACGGTGATCTGGGCGTGATCCAGAAACAGGATGTGGTGCTTTGTATTTCCAATTCCGGAAATTCTCCTGAAATAGCCAACCTTGTTCCCTATTTGAAAGATTATTCTTCAGCATTGATTGGAATGACCGGCAACAAGAGCAGTAAACTGGCTGAGTTTTCGGAAATTATACTGGATACTCATGTTGATGTGGAAGCTTGTCCTAATAAACTGGCTCCTACAAGTTCTACTACAATTCAGATGGCATTAGGCGACGCTCTTGCTGTTGCTTTAATGGAATTGAATGATTTCAAAGCAAATGATTTTGCCAAGTTTCACCCTGGAGGAAGCCTTGGTAAAAACCTGACTTCCAAAGTTGAACAATTTCTTTCTTCTCAGAAGCCTCAGGTTTCAGAAGAAGCTACAATTAGGGATGTTATTATTTCTATCAGTGCATCCAGTCACGGAATTACGGTTGTTACCCATGAAGATCAGATTATTGGAGTGATTACCGACGGGGATTTGAGAAGAATGCTGATGAAAGGAGAAGATATTACTAAAGTTCTGGCAAAAGATATTATGTCTGCTCATCCAAGAACTATTGAAAAAGATGCTCTTGCGAAAGAAGCCATGAAAATTTTAAAAGACAATAATATCGGGCAGCTTGTAGTCACTGAAAACGGAAATTATTTCGGGATTATTGATCTGCATACATTGCTTGATGAGGGAATCAATTAATCCTTAATGGTTAAGATGAGCTATTTTCTAAAAGATCACATTCAGGGAATTGTTAATCTCACAGATAATGAATTCGAGATAATTCAAAGTTTTTTCATAAAAAAGAAATTCCGGAAAAGACAGTTTCTGATACAGGAACACCAACCTGTCCATGAAATTTTTCTGATAGAAAAAGGTATACTTAAAAGCAGTTTCATAGATCATACAGGAAAGGAACATATTCTTCAGTTTGCCGCTGCCAATTGGTGGATTTCTGACTTTGCAGGCTTTTTTAAGCAAGAAACCTCATCATTGGCTGTTGACTGTATTGAAGATTCCGAAGTTTATGCCCTATCTTATGAAGATTTGAATATTCTCTGTTCAAAAGTTACAGTCATGGAACATTTTTTCAGGGTAAAATCTAATTTTGGATATGTAGCCCTGCAACAGAGGATTCTTTCATTAATGAGTAAATCTGCCAAGGAACGTTATGAAGATTTCATAAAACAATACCCTGGTTTTATAGACCATATCCCGAAACAGCTCATTGCGAGCTATCTGGGAGTTTCAAGAGAAACATTAAGCCGATTATATTTATAAAGATGTGACACAGGTCACATCTTTTTTTTGAGGTATATCCTTATAATTGTTTAAAAAAATTCTAATCTTTGTTCTATAATTTTAAACAACAATATCTATGAAAAAGAAAGCATTAATCGTAGTGACCAGTGTAGAAAAGTATCCTGATATGGAAAGAGCAACAGGTTTATGGCTGGGTGAAGCAGTTCATTTTTATGAAAAACTGGAAAAACAGGGATATGAAATAGATTTTGTAAGTCCGAAAGGAGGATATACTCCACTCGATCCTATTTCACTGCAAATGTTTGTGCAGCCTGTAGACTGGAAATATTATGCTGATGAAGCATTCAGGAGTAAATTAGGGAATACTTTAACGCCTAATGATATCAATCCTAAAGATTATGGTGTTATTTACTATGCAGGCGGACATGGTGTAGTTTGGGATTTTCCAGATAACACGGAATTGCAGGAAATAGCCCGCAGCATTTATGAAGATGGAGGTATTGTATCCTCCGTATGTCATGGCGCTGTAGGTCTTTTTAATATTAAGCTTTCCAACGGAGAACTTTTAATCCAGGGAAAAACAGTGACCGGCTTTTCAAATTCAGAAGAAATTGCAGCAGAACTGGCAGATCACATGCCATACCTTACAGAAGATGTATTGAAAAGCAAAGGCACTCATTATGTAAAAGCTGATCAGGACTTTGTTCCTTTTGCTGTAGCAGACGGGCGCTTGGTAACAGGGCAAAACCCTCAATCCGGTGCTGCTGTAGCAGAAAAAGTATTGGAGATTCTGGAAAAATAATCATTCCTGTAGTATAACGTAACAGCCGCTTGAAATAATTATTTT from Chryseobacterium indologenes encodes the following:
- a CDS encoding helix-turn-helix domain-containing protein — protein: MILGGIAFSGIIIAFMCIALLFSKKKNVSSDYYLMVWLLACTANLVYYLFPSLLPELLQSFGFALPILSMGMLYLYVISITFNIPFRSYYLIRHSLFFLGYSLFFIGVSIFYSRIGFKNSIPYFTEKNQSGLLNLITFPMAVVPVVYIVLCFLALKKYQKMLPEYYSALEKINLNWLKYIIVSLIVLFTGVSCMIALGTRTDIIPFERIFQIVAAVQSGYLFCIVFFSLRQSIVFHQQGTLTTEIPMKQEVRSDVMNKNSSDGISQKLLEFMETAKPYLDEELSLQKLSLLMDISTHQLSHTINQGLNTNFYKFVNAYRIEEVRKKLKDPEFEKYSILGIAFESGFNSKSTFNKIFKEETGMTPSEFKKSESAGKES
- a CDS encoding cupin domain-containing protein, with amino-acid sequence MMKTIPFIAFMLISITGMAQKSQIVRKELFKASVNQKVTAAEVQEITMAGGQTAPKHLHPCPVIGMIKSGEAVFQIEGQESMVLHEGDAFYEPKNVNILHFDNASKEKLLVFTAIYLKKDHEENIQFLNK
- a CDS encoding glycosyltransferase; protein product: MKKISVIFILPDLETGGAERIVTTIANHLSRDRFEPKILLLRKQGGYLDFLKNDVEIIDINTERIRHSLKPILREIYKRRPDIVFSGFGEVNAYLSLFIKLFPRTKFIARETNVVTQHVTRKEIKFFYHFYNNYQKIIAQSDDMMKDLVDNFNIKKKKIVKINNPVDFDFIDEKLRVSLKPEGFKYNYKNVVAIGNLSARKGFDNLLKVFSRLKNENIMLHILGDGKDREVLLQMKEFLGLKNVIFHGRQENPYQFLKYADLFILSSRYEGFPNVLLEAGACGTYSLANNCPGGITEIIQHNVNGEIANIENYDDFAQQIIKVMHQNYNPDAIKNSIKSRFSKNIILDKYEKVLLDLMYK
- the recQ gene encoding DNA helicase RecQ; translation: MSAKKANLSGELKKYFGFSTFKGQQEQIIENLLNGKDIFVLMPTGGGKSLCYQLPALISEGTAIVVSPLIALMKNQVDAVNGLSSDDGVAHVLNSSLNKTQTKQVFDDIKSGKTKLLYVAPESLIKDDYLDFLKEVKISFFAIDEAHCISEWGHDFRPEYRNLKQIIDKIANVPVIALTATATPKVQDDIQKTLGMTNALVFKESFNRPNLYYEVCPKINIDKEIVKFINQHKGKSGIVYCLSRRKVEEFAQLLQVNGINALPYHAGLDQKVRVANQDKFLMEEVDVIVATIAFGMGIDKPDVRFVIHYDFPKSLESYYQETGRAGRDGGEGHCLAFYDPKDIEKLEKFLAQKPVSEREIGLQLLNEVVGYAETSMSRRQYILYYFGEVFDPVKGDGAQMCDNSSNPPKLKDATSDLTKVLELINDTGEKFKAKDLISVIVGKETAVTKSYKLEQNPHFGFGKEEKDNYWKTILRQATVQNFLQKDIETYGVLKIAEKGRQVLEGKSKGVFLIAEDREFDLTQAKADSDQLQQQAGGGLDQKLFTLLKELRKKVAKKHGIPPYTVFMDPSLEDMTVQYPITADEINKIYGVGEGKAKKYGKEFADYIKTYVEDNNIERTQDMVLKQVANKSSHKVFIIQSTDKKIDLEDIARAKNLSMDELLKEMERIVYQGTKLNIDYYIEDNFDEDIVDGFMEFMNESESDSMKILLDEFGDELSDEEVRMLRIKFISDVAN
- a CDS encoding KpsF/GutQ family sugar-phosphate isomerase; amino-acid sequence: MDRTNIISIAKSTLEIEISELDKLKNRIDDQFAQAVEIIHSAKGKLIVVGIGKSAHVGNKIVATLNSTGTPSQFLHASEAIHGDLGVIQKQDVVLCISNSGNSPEIANLVPYLKDYSSALIGMTGNKSSKLAEFSEIILDTHVDVEACPNKLAPTSSTTIQMALGDALAVALMELNDFKANDFAKFHPGGSLGKNLTSKVEQFLSSQKPQVSEEATIRDVIISISASSHGITVVTHEDQIIGVITDGDLRRMLMKGEDITKVLAKDIMSAHPRTIEKDALAKEAMKILKDNNIGQLVVTENGNYFGIIDLHTLLDEGIN
- a CDS encoding Crp/Fnr family transcriptional regulator, which produces MSYFLKDHIQGIVNLTDNEFEIIQSFFIKKKFRKRQFLIQEHQPVHEIFLIEKGILKSSFIDHTGKEHILQFAAANWWISDFAGFFKQETSSLAVDCIEDSEVYALSYEDLNILCSKVTVMEHFFRVKSNFGYVALQQRILSLMSKSAKERYEDFIKQYPGFIDHIPKQLIASYLGVSRETLSRLYL
- a CDS encoding type 1 glutamine amidotransferase domain-containing protein, producing MKKKALIVVTSVEKYPDMERATGLWLGEAVHFYEKLEKQGYEIDFVSPKGGYTPLDPISLQMFVQPVDWKYYADEAFRSKLGNTLTPNDINPKDYGVIYYAGGHGVVWDFPDNTELQEIARSIYEDGGIVSSVCHGAVGLFNIKLSNGELLIQGKTVTGFSNSEEIAAELADHMPYLTEDVLKSKGTHYVKADQDFVPFAVADGRLVTGQNPQSGAAVAEKVLEILEK